From Nitrospirae bacterium CG2_30_53_67, the proteins below share one genomic window:
- a CDS encoding acyl-phosphate glycerol 3-phosphate acyltransferase, protein MTALTPLLSALLSYLLGSVCFGILISRRLGVNLREHGSGNIGCTNVFRVIGKREGWMTLAGDLLKGTVAVWIARAMTDQERWLALSAFFAILGHNFPVYFGFKGGKGVATTFGVLLGYMPGIGFLLLLIWAAAFALTRISSVGALTVSVMLPGLALFMGGSPVKTWFALLVGLMMLVRHKDNIKRLIRGEERPR, encoded by the coding sequence ATGACGGCCTTGACTCCTCTACTCTCGGCGCTCTTGTCCTATCTGCTCGGTTCGGTTTGTTTCGGGATCTTGATTTCCAGGAGGCTTGGAGTCAACCTGAGGGAGCATGGGAGCGGGAATATCGGATGTACCAATGTCTTCCGGGTGATCGGAAAGCGGGAAGGATGGATGACGTTGGCCGGGGATCTGCTCAAGGGGACGGTTGCGGTCTGGATCGCCAGGGCTATGACCGATCAGGAAAGGTGGCTGGCCTTGTCGGCTTTCTTCGCGATCCTCGGCCACAATTTCCCGGTTTATTTCGGATTTAAAGGGGGCAAAGGTGTGGCCACGACCTTCGGCGTGCTTCTTGGATATATGCCGGGAATCGGATTCCTTCTCCTTCTGATCTGGGCTGCGGCGTTCGCACTGACCCGCATCTCGTCTGTGGGCGCGCTGACCGTGTCGGTCATGCTGCCCGGGCTTGCCTTGTTCATGGGAGGGAGCCCGGTTAAGACCTGGTTCGCGCTTCTGGTGGGGCTGATGATGCTGGTTCGCCATAAAGACAATATCAAACGCCTCATCCGTGGAGAGGAGAGGCCGCGTTGA
- a CDS encoding CDP-diacylglycerol--glycerol-3-phosphate 3-phosphatidyltransferase — MNIPNMLSVLRIILIPFFILLLLPAGPGTVCVWPFVVFSLASITDFFDGYIARSTNQITKLGKLLDPIADKILTSAALIFLVQLQRAAAWIVIIIIAREFAVTGIRAMASAEGVVMPADRMGKYKMGALITAILMLLLDNRFWIFNWHILGTLSIWTAMILSVISGFQYIRRFVKEMDLV, encoded by the coding sequence TTGAATATTCCGAACATGCTGTCCGTCTTGCGGATTATCTTGATCCCTTTTTTCATTCTCCTCTTACTTCCTGCCGGGCCTGGAACGGTGTGTGTGTGGCCTTTTGTTGTTTTTTCATTGGCCTCGATCACCGATTTTTTTGACGGGTATATTGCACGAAGCACCAATCAAATCACCAAACTGGGCAAGCTGCTGGATCCTATTGCGGACAAGATCCTGACTTCGGCGGCCCTGATCTTTCTGGTGCAGCTTCAAAGGGCGGCGGCGTGGATTGTGATCATCATCATTGCACGGGAGTTCGCCGTCACCGGCATCCGTGCCATGGCCTCTGCAGAGGGGGTCGTCATGCCTGCTGACCGGATGGGCAAGTATAAGATGGGCGCGCTGATTACGGCGATCCTGATGCTCCTGCTTGATAACCGGTTCTGGATATTCAACTGGCATATCCTGGGAACCCTTTCAATCTGGACGGCCATGATCCTGTCCGTGATTTCAGGTTTCCAGTATATCAGACGCTTCGTGAAAGAGATGGATCTTGTATGA